The following proteins come from a genomic window of Denitromonas sp.:
- a CDS encoding helix-turn-helix transcriptional regulator, whose translation MHDDFARNLRLLCSYYKSIAEVCRRLNVNRPQFNRYLSGRYRPSANTLRRFCEFFGVEEHEILLPSAQFERLVQVRPRHTPAPESTAPEAPHLAHLKAIGTAGLDKYLGYYFETYRSMACPGKILRTLVCLEQRDGRVYYQRTERLVEHPHEKAYHGIYLGMAHFLTDRIFLADYESLTGLEMTQTILFPSFKNRVTRLTGLKLGVSGSGERMPCCARVVYEFLGQTIDVRRALRLCGLYDPDDPRVDAATRAAVVNDVAPGEWHFRGRF comes from the coding sequence ATGCACGACGATTTCGCGCGCAACCTGCGCCTGCTGTGCAGCTACTACAAATCCATCGCCGAAGTGTGCCGGCGGCTCAATGTGAACCGCCCCCAGTTCAACCGCTACCTCAGCGGCCGCTACCGCCCCTCGGCCAACACCCTGCGGCGCTTCTGCGAATTCTTCGGCGTCGAAGAACACGAAATCCTGCTGCCCAGCGCCCAGTTCGAACGCCTGGTGCAAGTGCGCCCGCGCCACACCCCCGCGCCCGAGTCCACGGCGCCCGAAGCCCCGCACCTCGCCCACCTCAAGGCCATCGGCACCGCCGGGCTCGACAAATACCTCGGCTACTACTTCGAGACCTACCGCTCGATGGCCTGCCCCGGCAAGATCCTGCGCACCTTGGTGTGCCTGGAACAACGCGACGGCCGCGTCTACTACCAGCGCACCGAACGCCTCGTCGAACACCCGCACGAAAAGGCCTACCACGGCATCTACCTCGGCATGGCCCACTTCCTCACCGACCGCATCTTCCTCGCCGACTACGAGTCACTCACCGGCCTGGAAATGACACAGACGATCCTCTTCCCTTCCTTCAAGAACCGCGTCACCCGCCTCACCGGCCTCAAGCTCGGCGTCTCCGGCAGCGGCGAACGCATGCCGTGCTGCGCGCGGGTGGTGTACGAGTTTTTGGGTCAGACGATTGATGTGCGGCGTGCGCTACGGCTATGCGGCTTGTATGATCCGGATGATCCAAGGGTAGATGCAGCGAC